In Psychrobacter ciconiae, the genomic window ATTAAATCAAGCCGTTTTATTAAAGGGCATCAACGATAGCGTTGAGATTCAAAGTAGTTTAAGCAAACATTTATTTAGCAGTAATGTTTTGCCTTATTACCTGCATCTGCTTGATAAGGTGGCAGGGGCGGCGCACTTTGATATCGACGAACGGCAAGCTTGCGAGCTGTACTGGCAACTTTTGGCAAAGCTACCGGGATATTTGATGCCAAAGCTGGTAAAAGAGCTCCCGAACAGACCTTTTAAGGTGCCGGTTGACATTTACAAGTATGGCGAAGCGCTTCAATATAATAGTAAGAGTGTGCTAGTATAGCGCATCAATAAAAATAGGCAATTGTTTTTTAAATTTAATAAATGAGAACTTAAAAAACAAGCACCGCCGCCGAAATTAGGTTAAGAAATGGCTCAATAGTTTTGATAAGTGGTTGACATTAAATACTAATTTATCGCCAAATGATGAGGTCGATAAGGCTGGGATAATAGGAGTGAGAATGATGAAACGATCAACTTTACAAGGCTATTTCACCTCCAAAACGCCGTTGCCGACAGTCTCATCTAAACATTCAGAAAACCAAGTGCCGCAGTTTTTGAAGTGGGCGGCAGGGCTGCCAATGCTGGCTGAAGATGAACAATTCATTGAAATTGAAAAAATTGTAGTAAAATTACAATCATCAGAGATGGATGATAGCTTACGCCTTAAGCTTATGGACATTGTGATTGGCGCTGCCGGTCAGCTGATTGCCAATTTGCGCGGTCATTACATTCATGAGTCCGGACCATTGAGCGCTGAGCAGCTGTCGATGGTTGATAAGGTTAAGTCCTTGCATGAGCAGATGTTGCCGATTTTTGAGGGCGTTATCGAGCGCGAGCAGCGGTTGGCGATTCAAGCGGCAAACATGCCTGACAAAGCGCGATCGCCAAAGCGCTCAAACCCTTCTGTTTGGGGCTGGCTCAAGCCGGTAGCGGATGACAGTCAGCCTTTGGTGCTGGCTTGCGCCATTTATCATGCACTTGCCGTTTATCAAAAGCTGCATTACGAGCTTGCGCTTTGTTATCAAAAAGTGCCGAGCAGCTCTTGGAAGACGATTCACTACTTGTATGCTGAAGCCTGCCGATTTGAGGTGACTCATGTTAATCTAAGTGTGCTGATGATGATTAAAACGGCAATCAACATCCATCAATTGTATTGCCAAATTTGCTTACATAGTCTGCTGAATGTTCTTGCCATGCGCAGACCAAGTATGCTGCTTATTCAGCGGCTGCTGCCTGAGTGGGCATCGCACATCACCGCCTCTTTTGCACCGCAATCTGCTACGCGAGTATTTATTGATTTAAACAGCAGCAAACCGCCAGAGTATGTCTCCACCGCCTCAAGTATCAATCCGTATTCTGACGGTCATTGGTGCTTATTTATTGAGCTTGAGCCGTTAGCGGACTATTTACGGTTGCGCCAAAACACACTGCTGCTCATGAACACCAATCTGACCGAATACCGTTTGGTCACCAAGGTGTTGATGGCGATCACTCATCGCTACCTGAGCCGTTCAATAAAAGCGCCAACAAAATACAGCCCCAAAACGCGAGCGACTTTGGTGACGCACTTTAACGACATTCATTTTTATGCAGCAGGAAACCAAGCGTTGATGGATTTAATCGCGCTGCATGACTTATCCATCGACTATTTGCCGCAATATGACACTGCCCCAAAAAAAGAGGCAGAAAGCAGCAGTTTTGAGGTGGAAGTGCTTGACCATCAAGGCGCATTGTCGCATTTTAGAACCCTGCGCTTGTTAACGGTTCAAGATGTTGCTGCGTTCGATCAGTTGATGAATAAAAAAAGCCAACGCCAAGACGCGCCCCGATCGCCCATTGTTCCACCGCTGAATCAGATTTTTGAGCCGATCAGCCTTGAGGACGCTCAAGAAAATGATACGGTGGTTTTAGAAAAGTTTTTAGCAACCGCGCCGCCGCATCTGCAAATCATGAACTTGTTCTTGCTCAAAGAGCATGGCTCAAGCCAGTCTAGCAGCGCGCTTGGGGTCATCCGTTGGCTGTCGCTTGAAGATGAATTTATCGAAGTTGAAGCTCAGATTTTAGGACATTCGCCGACAGCTTGTGCGCTGCGGATAGATGAGCGTGATAGCCGCAATCAGAATTTTGTTCCTGCGTTGCTGCTTGCTGCTGAAGCGGCATTAGATACCGATTGCAGCTTGCTTGTGCCCTCATATCATTTCAAATCTGGGGACAAAGTGGTGATTCGGTTGAATGACAAACAAAAGACCCTTCGGCTACAAGAGGTGATATTAAGTACCGAGGAGTTTGCTCAGTTTAAAGTGATTCGATTTTGACCTTATCCTTAATAGGGTAATTTTACAGCACTGACAAATGAGCGGCAGAAAGATATTTGGTGGTAACTTAGAACAAGTTGCCACTTTTTTTATTAAAAACTTTTGTTGCTAATTATTACTGAAAGGCTATGGTATGGTACAGCGGTTTTAATTAAGCTAAAATGGTAAAAAGCTTCAATTAATCTTTGCTGCTGGCGCTAAAAGACAATCAACCACATTAAAAATTTAAATGATATTGAAAAAAGCCTGATGGCGGCTTTCAACATTTAAAAACAATATTTGAAAACAACATTTAAAAACAAGGCTTGATATGCGAAATAACCCTGAACTGGACTTATTGGTTATTGATGAAGACCAGCTTTATGCAGAGCGATTGGTCGGCTTGTTGCAGGCGTATTATGGCAAGGTAAATTTAGGATTTTTGGATGACAAAGAGGAGCTGCTAAAGGCGCTGCGGCACTCTTGGGATGTTTTGGTGTTTGGTAATGCTTATGATTTAAGCTTTACCGATGTTGTTGGAATCATTCAAGAGCAAGGTCTTGATTTGCCTGTGGTGGGATTGATGAGCGACGAGATGGCCCAAACCGGTCGCAATTCGGAGGGCTTGCCGGCGGTTATTGATGGCACGATGGTCAAAGCCTTATTTGCGGATCAAGAATCTCAGGTCGTGATGGCAATTTGTTTGCAGCATGCCAACGTGACGACTCGTCGGCAGCTCAAAAGTATTCGCAATGTGCTTATGGAAGCTGAGCAGCGCGCCAACATCTTGATTAAAAACTCCAAAAGTGCGGTGGCGTATTTGGATCAAGGCATTCATATTTTTGCCAACGACCCTTATTTAGCGCTGTTTGGGTTTGATAGTGTTGAAGATATTATTGGTGTTCCTGTGGTTGATATGATTGCAGGCGTGGACAATGTCAAAGGTTTTAAACAGTTTTTGCGCCAGTTTGAAAAAGGCAGCCGCGATCAGGTAGAGTTTAAATTTGAAAGTCGGCGATCAGATGGCAGCACCTTTGCGGCGAAATTGCAGCTTGCTGCCGCAACGCTCGATGGTGAGCCGGTCACCCAGATTATTATTCAGCAAAATCACAATGACAGTAGCGAGCTTGCCAAGCGTTTGGCAGCAGCTGAGCGCCAAGACAGCTTGACCGGACTTTATAACCGCCGAGGCTTTGAGGAACAGCTTGATCAGCTTTATCATGACGTGATGGCGGCTAAGACTCATGGGGCGTTACTTTATATTCATCTTGATAATATCGGTAAGATCAGCTCAAGCCTTGGGCTACAAGGGGTCGATGCGACAATTAAGCACGTAGGTTTTACGCTTGAGGAGATGGTGGCAGATGGCTTTGTGAGCCGATTTAGCGATACGGCGTTTGCCATTTTGGTTGAGAACTTGACTACCCAAGCCTTAACTGAGCTTGCAGCGAGCATCAATGAGCGCATCAAATCCATGCTCATTGAGGTCAACGACCGCACAACCAGCACGACGGTAAGTATCGGTATCGTGAAGATTGAGCCCAATTCTGCAGAGCCTGCCGTGCTGCTTGAGCGTGCCTTAGATGCCATTAATGCGGTCAATATCGCCACCAAAAATCACGGTGATGATTATCATCTATATGACCCAAGCGAGCATGCCAACAGTGATGATGAGGCACTAGCTGAAGCTTTAATCGATGCCATTCGTAACAACCGCTTTGAGCTGCTGTTTCAGCCGATTTATGATATCGAGACCGACCGCAGCGACTTTTTTGAGACCTATTTGCGACTGCCGCTTAGCGATAGCGACAACACCATTTTAACGCCAGATAAGTTTATGACGGTGGCAAAAACGCATCATCTTAGCGATAAAATTGACCGCTGGGTGCTGATTAATGCGTGTAAGCGCCTAAGCGAGTTTCGAAAATCTCATCCTGAAGCGCGCGTTTTGGTTCAATTAACCAGCGCCTCTTTGGTTGATAAGCGCTTACCTAACGTGGCAAGTCAGCTTATCAACGCGGTCGGCGGCGCGCCAAATGCTTTGACCTTGCAGTTTAATGAGCAGGACATCAGCAACCATTTGACCGTTGCCAAGACCATCTTTTCATCGTTAAAAAGCAATGGCTGTCAGGTGGGCATCAACAACTTTGGCACGTCAACTAAGTCGGTTGAAATTACAAGCTTCGTCAGACCTGATATGATAAGGTTGGCGCGCAGCTACATTGAAGGTATCAATAATAATGATAACCTTGAAACGGTGAAGTCGTTGGTAACGCGCGCGAATGAACTTGGTAGCAATGTGTTGATGCCTTATATTGAAGATGCCGCCACGATGGCTGTCTCTTGGAGTGTGGGGGCGCGCTATTTGCAAGGCTACTATCTTGAAGAGCCAAGCCCGACGATGAGTGCTGATAAGTCCTAACTGATATGCTAAATAAACTAAGAAGGTTATGTTGACAATTTATCCTATGCAGCGATTGTTTTTGTGTGGTTTGATGGGTTTACTCGTTCTAAGCGGCTGTAAAAAAGTGCCGCCAGATTATCGCCCTGAGGTGAGCTTGCCTGTCTTTACCGAAGGTGATGCCGATAAAGGTGCGCTAATTTATGACGATGCTTGCGCTCAGTGTCACCAGCTCAAAGCAGGGTTTAATAAAAAAGGTCCGCAACTGATGAACATTTATGGCGCAAAGGCAGGCTTATTAAACGATTATAAGTTCAGCAAAGCGCTTAGCGAGTCGGGCTGGGTTTGGGATGCTAAAACGCTGGACCATTATATTGCAGACGTTGATAAAGCGCTTCCGGATTCAAAAATGCTTGCTGACCCGATGCCGGATGCTCGCGAGCGCGCCGATGTTATTGCTTATTTGTCGACCTTGCGTGAGGTCCCGCCGGTGATTGAAGAGGGCGAGGCGGTTGATAAAACCCTCAAACGGCGACCACAAATGGAAAATGAGCCGGTAGAGATTGTTGAGGGCGAACCGGCGGCGGCGCAATTTCCATAATTTGACGAATGCAGCTGACTTAGCAAACATCGCCTAAAAAATCATAATAAAAAATTGCCCATAACGATAACGTGCTTATTATTATAATAATTTATAATTTATAATTAATAATTAATAATTTGGTGCCCTTATGTCGTATGCCGAAGGTCTTAACACTCATTTGCCAACCTCGCTGCAAGCGGACGCAACAGCCATTGATTATCGTCAAAATCAGCAGCAAGTCAGTCAGCTGCTTGCCAAAATGAACGAGGTGATTTTAGATAAATCTGAGGTGGTGAAACTTGCGCTCAGCTGTATCTTGGCAGGGGGGCATTTATTGCTGCAAGACTTACCGGGGATGGGCAAAACGACACTGGCGCAAGGCTTAGCGCAGCTTTTAGGGCTGAGCTTTAACCGAATTCAATTTACCAACGATATGCTGCCGGCAGATATTTTGGGGATGAGCATTTACGACCCAAAGTCGATGTCATTTAGCTTTCGCCAAGGTCCTATTTTTACTCAGTTACTTCTTGCCGATGAAATCAACCGCTCAAGTCCCAAAACCCAAAGCGCGCTGCTTGAAGCGATGGAGGAGCGGCAAGTCAGCCAAGATGGTCGAACCTTTGCGCTACCGCTGCCGTTTTTTGTGATTGCTACCCAAAACCCACTTCAGCAAGCCGGCGTTTATCCGCTGCCAGAGTCGCAGCTTGACCGCTTTTTGATGTGTTTGTCGCTTGGGTTTCCTTCGCCAAAGGCGGAGCGCGCCTTATTACAAGGTGAAGACAGACGGGCGCTGTTAGGTAGCTTGGCGGCGATTATGGATACCACTGCCGTTCAGCAGGCACAATCAGGCGTGCGCCAAGTGTTTGTTGCCGATGTGGTTCTTGATTATTTGCAGCGGCTGGTCGCCAAAACGCGATCGAGCTCAGAGTATCATGGGCTGTCACCACGTGGAGTGCTGTCGTTGCAGCGAGCCGCCCAAGCTTATGCGTTCGTTTCAGGACAGTCGGAGGTGACGCCTGAGGACATTCAAGCGGTGTTTGCTGCCGTGAGTAATCACCGGCTGGGGCAGCGCTTTATGCCGGCGCATGTTGGTGGAGCAGGGGCACTCAGCATTGCCGAGCGTATTTTGGCGGGAGTTCCCATTTAAGGAGGCGAAAGTTTTGAAATCGCTTTCTTTATCAGAGCTCATGTCGCAATGGTTCGCTAAGCGCACCCCAACAAGTGATAGCGTTCAATTAAACTTGCGCAGTGTTTATATCTTTTTTAGTAAAGAAGGCGCGCTGTTTGCGGTGCTGCTTACCATTACCTTTGTCGCTGGAATCAATTATGCCAACAACCTTGTTTTGGGGTTGTTTTTTTATTTGGCAAGCGTTTGGTTTATCAGCTTTCATATTACCTTTACGCATGTGTCAGGGCTTAAAGTTGAGCTTGTTGATATCACGACTGCCGAAGCCGGCGCGCCAGTTTGGGTCACCATTAAGCTGATTAATGAGGCTCGGCAGCCGCGGCGGCAATTACAGCTCAGCTTTGATTTGGGAAAAACGGCTGAAAAATCAGCAGCAACCTCAAAAAACAACTCAATTTTAAATCAAGACGAGTTAGGCGTTCTTGTACCTGAGCTTAAAAAAGAAGTGCAAATTCGGCTTCCTGTCAGCACCAGCAATCGCGGTAAATTTATCTTGCCAAGGCTTATTATCAAGTCGACGTATCCACTTGGAATCATGCGCGCGTGGTCGTATGTGTATTTTGCCAAAGTCACTTGGGTGACGCCAAAGCCGCTTGTTTTTGATTGGCAGACCAAATTTGTGGCAGCGCAAGCTACTGACGCTGCCGTCAGCGGTCGCGCGGTTCAGGGTCAAGATGACTTTGAGCAGCTGTCAAGTTATGTGGAGGGCGAGTCGCTGGCACGGGTATCATGGGCGCACGTGGCACGCGGTCAAGGGATGCTGACCAAGCATTTTGCTGACCCTTTGGGGCAAGAGTTTTGTTTGGATTATGCCGATATGCCGGCAAGCACCCATGAGCAAAAGCTGTCGCAACTTGCCTTTGGGGTCAATGAGCTTGCACGCGCCGGAACGCCGTTTCAGTTGGTGCTGCCGGATGCTGCCAGCAGTCCGATTGGTCAAGGCACACAATTTTCGCAAGCGTGCTTGCTAAGGCTTGCCAAAGCACCATGAAGCCTCTTTTTTCAAAACCTCGCTTAGCAACTGATTTACTATCGCGGCAAAATGCTTCAAGCTTTGAGCGCTTAGCATTAGGTCAACCTATGGCGCTAAGCGTAGCCGATAGCGCGGATAAAAGACCGTTATCCAAAATCAAAAAACTGGTGGCGCTTCCGGCTTATTATTGGGTGCTGATGTCGCAACTTGCGGTGATATTGCCGCACGCCGCGCACCTACCGCTTTGGCTGATTGGCTTTGCGGTATTTAGCATCATCGCACAGCTGCCAAGCATCAAATCGCGATTTAAACAAGCCAAAGTGCTTAAAAGACTGTACCAAGGCATGCAGATGTTTGGGTTTTTGCTTGGGCTTTTTGGGCTTTGGCTGACCTATCAGACGGCTTTTGGTTTGGATATGGGCGTGGCGTTTTTGGTGCTGTGCTTGGTCAGTAAGCTTTGGGAGCTGTACCGCCGGCGCGACGCTTATGTGGTGCTCAATTTATCGCTGTTTGTTCTTGCGGCTTTGTTTTTAATGGACCAAGGGTTGGTGACGACTTTAGAGGTCATCATCGGCACGCTGCTGGTGTTTTTGGCGTTTATTGCGCTGAACGACGATGGCAACCAAGCAGGAAGCGGTAGGCTGCGAACGCTTGGCATATTGAGCATTTCGGCATTACCGCTTTTGGTGGTGCTGTTTTTGTTTTTTCCAAGGTTGCCGCCGCTTTGGTCGGTTCAGCTGTCTGGCAATCAAGCAACCACGGGCGTGTCAGACAGTATGTCGCCGGGGGATTTTGCCAATTTAGGGCAGTCAACGGCGCTGGCGTTTCGCGTCGATTTTAAGGGGTCGCGACCTAACCAAAGCGAGCTTTATTGGCGCGGTTTGGTGTTTAGCGACTTTGATGGCGTCACTTGGCGACCGGATTATCAACAGCAAGCGTTTTGGCAGTGGTCACCGAATCGGCAAACGCCGCCTTGGCTGAATAACGCCCTTGCCACCGCTCCCGACAGCGCCAAGCTTGAGCCAAGCCGATATGAGGTGATTTTAGAGCCGACGCAGCAGCGCTGGCTGTTTGGACTTGATTATCCATTTTCGCAGCGCCCTAATGTGGCAATGACCTCAAACTTTACGCTGATAACGCCGCAGCCGGTCACTCAGCAGTTGCGCTACGAAGCGCTAAAAATCGCGCCGATGGTCATTGACCCTGTATTAAGTGATGCCGACAGACGGCTAAATTTAGCCTTACCAAATTCAGGAAATGCCAAATCAAAACAACTGGCAAAGCAGCTGTTTAACCAATCTGGCAATGACCCTATTCGCTATATGCAAGCGATTGAGCGCTGGATTCATGGTTCGGATTTTCGCTATACCTTATCGCCGCCAACGCTTGAGCGCGACCGCATCGACAGCTTTTTATTTGAAACTCGCGCCGGCTTTTGTGAGCATTATTCCTCAAGCTTTACCTTTATGATGCGCGCGGCAGGGATTCCGGCGCGGGTGGTGGCAGGTTATCAAGGCGGCGAATTAAGCCGTGGCGGCAGTGTTTGGGAAGTCCGGCAAAGGGATGCTCATGCGTGGTCGGAGGTTTGGCTTGAGGGGCAGGGCTGGGTTCGCATTGACCCGACCTCTTTTGTTGCCCCTGAGCGCGTTGAGCAAGGGATGGACGCGTTGACCCAATCGCGCGGCGCGTCGATGTTCGGCAGCGGGGCGGGCGCGCAACTCAGCTATCAGCAGTATCAGCTGCTGCAATCACTGCGGCGATTGTCCGACCAAGCAAGCTACTATTGGCAAAAGGACATTGTCGGTTACGACCAAGACAAGCAGTCCAATGCCCTTTTAAAATGGTTTCATATCAAAACCATCACTCAGCAAATCCTTTGGCTTGCCATCACTGCTGCAATTGTAATGACGTTGATTGCCCTTATGATTTGGCTACGTCGTCGTAAATATATTCATCCGGCGGACAAAGCGTTGTCGATACTCAATAAAAAAATCAGCAAAACCCATGCAGAATTATCAAAAACCGATGTTGAGGGGCAATTAGCTTGGCTAAAACGACTTCAAGAGGCATTATCAGCCGACAATGAGCCACTACAAAGTGCGATTAGTGAGGTGATAAATGCTTATCGAAAATTGCGCTATGGCAAGTTAAGTCAGCTTAACAAAAAAGATGGTGACTACCAACGAGCGCTTGAGCAATTAAATAGCCAAGTCAAAGCGCTGCAATCAATGTTTAAATAAGGGTAGGGGCTAAGACTTTCTACAACCCATAAACCCAAATAAAAATGAAGCCGACCGTCAGTGTCTGGTAGTGATAAATAACAGATGACGGATAAGAGGTCATAAGTTTGGGCATGAGGGGTAAGTTTGCGCCTGCCCGCAGCGCGTTGCAAGCCGCGACAGTATATTTAAAACCCCCTGCAGCGGCATCGCGGGGTCGGACACTCGCCCGATCGGCTCCAATCTGGCGTGGCAAAATCAGTCTAACAGCTGAATTTGCCAATTATTGGCTTGAATGACGGTATTGAGCTTGCGAAGCTGCATGGCAATCTCATCCGCTTGCCTTTGAAGTGGCGCAGTGGCAATGGTTGCCGTCCAACGGATTTCGCGCGGGCTATAGCGCTCAGTGTCACTGTGAGCCGCTTCAATCGCGTCAATTATCAGCTTATGGCGCATCTCAAGCTCATCACGTTTTACCAAAAGGCTGAGCATGGTTTCGCCTGACTCCATTTTGGCAGCGGCATTGGTTCGATGAATCCTTGCAATAAGCGTTGCTAACTCATAAACCAAGTTTTCAGCCGTTTTAATCAGCTCATTTGGGTTTTCACTTGGCAAGTCGCCTTCTTGGACTTTGACATTATTGGCTATGCGAACTTTTAATTGCGCTAAATTTTTTTGCAAATCGCTTCGGATCAATAAGGCTTCAGCAAGGGTCATAACGTCGCCTTCATTATCAAGTGTGGTTAAGGTTTTTACCAGTTTAGCAGCTATCAATTTAAAAATAAATCAAAGCTCAAAGGTGCAAGCAATATCGTTGCCTTCTTGGTCATAAGTATGTACGCCAAGTCTCGAGTTTTTATAGACAGGATCAAAAAACTCATTAATATCTTTTGCAATTTTAAAGCTGCTACTGGTTCCAGCATTTGCCTGATCGACAATAGCGACGAGATAAAGTGTCTGAAACCTCTCTTTTTGCCATTTATAAAATTGCTGAGATATTAGATCATCAGGGGAGGTTTCACAGTTGGATTTTATTTGGGTCAGCTCGCTTGCTCTGAATAGATTCTCAAGTCGGTACACCTCTTTACCTTCTTCATCATCCATCACACCTTGAGCAGAGCCAATATCAATTAAGTGTGGCTGAGATTCGTCGCCATATGCTGAGATGCCGCCGTAATCTGATAAACTCGCGCCAATATAATAAGTTGGGTCACTAGGGTCATATTCATTGCGTGCGGGTGTTTTTTGTTGCCATTCTTGAACCTCCACCATGTCAAAGCAGGTGCACCAAAATTTTCTATTTATACTTTATCTTACATCGTTTACCAATTGTAGCTTACAGCGATTCTAACAAGCGTAAATTTTGATGTCAATTAAAGTCATACTAAATAATTTTTCGTATCTAGGCACTATAAAATTATATCATTCTTACTTCTACTCTTCTCATTTTTATGTGCTCGTCAGTCCTATTTTTCTATTATTTGTGTTTTTATTATTGAGAAAATTCAGTTTGACGAGCTATTTAAGCTATGAGTTTTCTTGTTTCTTAATTTTAATCTCTGCATAATATAAGGAGAATAATCCTCTAATTTCTGCAAACTTTGGCCTTATTATGAAACATGTCACTTATATTCATGAGCATCCTAACTGGACCGATTGGCAGTGGTCAGATAAAAAACTGCTGCCGCTCGTTAGCCAAGTGCGATTGCTTCAAGGTCAACTTCTCGGCAAATTGCTGACCCTTGGGTTTGAATTAAACGTTGAAGCTCAATTGGATGCTGTGACCCTCGAGGTGGTCAAAACTTCTGAAATTGAAGGCGAGGTTTTAAAAACCGATCAAGTAAGATCGTCTGTTGCTCGTCATTTAGGGGTTGATGACCATGATTTGCCAGCCGCTTCTCGAGAGATTGACGCAGTGGTTGAGATGATGCTGGCTGCGACATTTCATTTTGATAAGCCGTTATTGTTAGAAGATTTGTTCAGTTGGCATCGAGCGCTGTTCCCAGATGGGTATAGCGGGCTTTATCAAATTAACGTTGGTAAGCTTCGAGATGACAGTCAAGGTGCTATGCAGGTGGTTTCAGGAGGCTATGGTCGAGAGCGCGTGCATTTTGTTGCGCCTTGTGCAGATAGGCTTGTTGATGAGTTGGATCGTTTTTTACAGTGGTTTAATACGCCGCCAAGCAAGCAAGATGATTTGGATTTGGTCATCAAAGCAGGCATCGCGCATTTATGGTTTGTGACGCTGCATCCTTTTGATGATGGTAATGGACGGCTAACCCGTGCAATTACAGAGCGGATGCTGGCTAAAAGTGATGGCAGCGCTCAGCGCTTTTATAGTTTGTCTGCGCAAATTTTAAATCGGCGTAATGACTATTATAAGGTTTTGGAGCGAACGCAAAAAGGCGGTCGTGATATCACATCATGGCTAGTTTGGTTTTTAGAAACGCTGATAGATGCCCTGATTGCCGCGCAAGCGACCACCGATAGAATTATGGCAAAAGCCAGTTTTTGGCAGTCGCATCGGCATCATTCGTTAAATGATAGGCAAATTAAGATGCTTAATCGGTTAATGAATGATTTTTACGGCAAATTGACCACCAAAAAATGGGCAACGATGACTAAGTGCTCCATTGACACTGCCCTTCGCGATATTAATGATTTGATAGCCAAAGGCATGCTGCAAAAATCAGTTGCGTCAGGTCGTAGCACGAGTTATGAGATTTCTTTGTAGGTTTTAGTATGGGTTAATGACTATGATGTATGCTGACAAAACTGGAGAGCAAAACTTGGTAAACTAAGCGTATTCATCGGAGTTTATCATGACCAAGAAAATAATCCCTTATAGCGACGAATTTAAAGCCGAAGCTGTCAAAAAGATTGCTGACAACAACGGCAACGTTTCAGCGACAGCAAGACAGCTTGGCATTGCCATGCAAACCCTATCAAACTGGAACAACAAAGCCCATCAAGGCAAGCTGATTGGCACCCGTCAGTATGATGCCGACCTTATGGCAGTTTTAGAAGAAAACAAGCGTTTAAAACGGCAACTTAAGAGGGCCATCGATGCACGTGAAATACTAAATGAGGAGGGATAAAGCGAAGCACTGCTTCGCCCCGACGCAAGGGGAGAGCTATGCTCGAGTGGGCAACGGCGTACTTCGCGAAAAATAGCTCGTAAAGTACGCTTTTATCAAAGCGCACCTTTTGGAATTTAGCATTTCTGGGATGTGCCGTGTGCTTGGCGTTAACCCCTCAAGCTATTACGACTGGGCAAAGCGTGGTATCAGTGATCAGCAGATTCATCGCAACCAGTGCGAGCTGTTGGTCAAGGCGGCTCATCGTCAAACTCAGGAGCGCTACGGTATTGATAGGCTTCACGCTCATTTAATCCAGCAAGGGTTTACGATCAGCCGCTACATGATCCGGCGAATAAAACAGCAGCACGGCATCAAATGCCGCCGTCACAAGCGCTTTAAAGTGACCACCGACTCAAACCATAACAAGCTGGTCTATGACAACGTATTAAATCAGCAGTTTGATCGGCAAAGCCCAAATCA contains:
- a CDS encoding DIP1984 family protein; protein product: MTLAEALLIRSDLQKNLAQLKVRIANNVKVQEGDLPSENPNELIKTAENLVYELATLIARIHRTNAAAKMESGETMLSLLVKRDELEMRHKLIIDAIEAAHSDTERYSPREIRWTATIATAPLQRQADEIAMQLRKLNTVIQANNWQIQLLD
- a CDS encoding c-type cytochrome, which gives rise to MLTIYPMQRLFLCGLMGLLVLSGCKKVPPDYRPEVSLPVFTEGDADKGALIYDDACAQCHQLKAGFNKKGPQLMNIYGAKAGLLNDYKFSKALSESGWVWDAKTLDHYIADVDKALPDSKMLADPMPDARERADVIAYLSTLREVPPVIEEGEAVDKTLKRRPQMENEPVEIVEGEPAAAQFP
- a CDS encoding DUF58 domain-containing protein, whose amino-acid sequence is MKSLSLSELMSQWFAKRTPTSDSVQLNLRSVYIFFSKEGALFAVLLTITFVAGINYANNLVLGLFFYLASVWFISFHITFTHVSGLKVELVDITTAEAGAPVWVTIKLINEARQPRRQLQLSFDLGKTAEKSAATSKNNSILNQDELGVLVPELKKEVQIRLPVSTSNRGKFILPRLIIKSTYPLGIMRAWSYVYFAKVTWVTPKPLVFDWQTKFVAAQATDAAVSGRAVQGQDDFEQLSSYVEGESLARVSWAHVARGQGMLTKHFADPLGQEFCLDYADMPASTHEQKLSQLAFGVNELARAGTPFQLVLPDAASSPIGQGTQFSQACLLRLAKAP
- a CDS encoding AAA family ATPase; its protein translation is MSYAEGLNTHLPTSLQADATAIDYRQNQQQVSQLLAKMNEVILDKSEVVKLALSCILAGGHLLLQDLPGMGKTTLAQGLAQLLGLSFNRIQFTNDMLPADILGMSIYDPKSMSFSFRQGPIFTQLLLADEINRSSPKTQSALLEAMEERQVSQDGRTFALPLPFFVIATQNPLQQAGVYPLPESQLDRFLMCLSLGFPSPKAERALLQGEDRRALLGSLAAIMDTTAVQQAQSGVRQVFVADVVLDYLQRLVAKTRSSSEYHGLSPRGVLSLQRAAQAYAFVSGQSEVTPEDIQAVFAAVSNHRLGQRFMPAHVGGAGALSIAERILAGVPI
- a CDS encoding transglutaminase family protein, translated to MKPLFSKPRLATDLLSRQNASSFERLALGQPMALSVADSADKRPLSKIKKLVALPAYYWVLMSQLAVILPHAAHLPLWLIGFAVFSIIAQLPSIKSRFKQAKVLKRLYQGMQMFGFLLGLFGLWLTYQTAFGLDMGVAFLVLCLVSKLWELYRRRDAYVVLNLSLFVLAALFLMDQGLVTTLEVIIGTLLVFLAFIALNDDGNQAGSGRLRTLGILSISALPLLVVLFLFFPRLPPLWSVQLSGNQATTGVSDSMSPGDFANLGQSTALAFRVDFKGSRPNQSELYWRGLVFSDFDGVTWRPDYQQQAFWQWSPNRQTPPWLNNALATAPDSAKLEPSRYEVILEPTQQRWLFGLDYPFSQRPNVAMTSNFTLITPQPVTQQLRYEALKIAPMVIDPVLSDADRRLNLALPNSGNAKSKQLAKQLFNQSGNDPIRYMQAIERWIHGSDFRYTLSPPTLERDRIDSFLFETRAGFCEHYSSSFTFMMRAAGIPARVVAGYQGGELSRGGSVWEVRQRDAHAWSEVWLEGQGWVRIDPTSFVAPERVEQGMDALTQSRGASMFGSGAGAQLSYQQYQLLQSLRRLSDQASYYWQKDIVGYDQDKQSNALLKWFHIKTITQQILWLAITAAIVMTLIALMIWLRRRKYIHPADKALSILNKKISKTHAELSKTDVEGQLAWLKRLQEALSADNEPLQSAISEVINAYRKLRYGKLSQLNKKDGDYQRALEQLNSQVKALQSMFK
- a CDS encoding EAL domain-containing protein gives rise to the protein MRNNPELDLLVIDEDQLYAERLVGLLQAYYGKVNLGFLDDKEELLKALRHSWDVLVFGNAYDLSFTDVVGIIQEQGLDLPVVGLMSDEMAQTGRNSEGLPAVIDGTMVKALFADQESQVVMAICLQHANVTTRRQLKSIRNVLMEAEQRANILIKNSKSAVAYLDQGIHIFANDPYLALFGFDSVEDIIGVPVVDMIAGVDNVKGFKQFLRQFEKGSRDQVEFKFESRRSDGSTFAAKLQLAAATLDGEPVTQIIIQQNHNDSSELAKRLAAAERQDSLTGLYNRRGFEEQLDQLYHDVMAAKTHGALLYIHLDNIGKISSSLGLQGVDATIKHVGFTLEEMVADGFVSRFSDTAFAILVENLTTQALTELAASINERIKSMLIEVNDRTTSTTVSIGIVKIEPNSAEPAVLLERALDAINAVNIATKNHGDDYHLYDPSEHANSDDEALAEALIDAIRNNRFELLFQPIYDIETDRSDFFETYLRLPLSDSDNTILTPDKFMTVAKTHHLSDKIDRWVLINACKRLSEFRKSHPEARVLVQLTSASLVDKRLPNVASQLINAVGGAPNALTLQFNEQDISNHLTVAKTIFSSLKSNGCQVGINNFGTSTKSVEITSFVRPDMIRLARSYIEGINNNDNLETVKSLVTRANELGSNVLMPYIEDAATMAVSWSVGARYLQGYYLEEPSPTMSADKS